From the Aspergillus puulaauensis MK2 DNA, chromosome 1, nearly complete sequence genome, the window GGTGGTAGAGCTCAGCCTCGGAAAGCTGATCTATTCTTGCTAACTAATTGGCCCGTACAGAAAGTCTTCTGGAATCATAAAGAGAAGCAAGCCATCAATGTCGTATTTGCCGGAAAGGGTATTGAAGGATGGCCATATGTTGTCCATGGCGGCGCCATTGCCACTCTACTTGACGAACACCTAGCGCGAGTTGCAATTCAGAATCTGCCTGAGCGCACCGCGGTCACTGCGAACCTGGATGTCAACTACCGAAACATAgccatctccaacagctTTTTCTCTGTTCACGCGACCTTGGATCAAGAACGCAGCACAGATCGGAAGGCCTACGTGAAAGGCGAAGTGCGTGATGCTAAGGGAAACGTCTGTGCTGATGCCACTGGACTTTTTGTGGTTCCTCGAGGATATAAACTGCGGAGATTAGGAGATACGTACTAATTTCGGCTTCGACCCTGGGTGTATCTGACTACCGGCCCTTGTCTTACAATAACACAGCCATCGGAAATTCCGAGCACCATTCCCTCGAGGGATATGCGTGGGCACCAATAGAGCGAATCTAGCCGTGGGAGAAGTTTGGGGCACCCTCAGTAGCTGCAGGAGGGCTTCCACTATAATACGACCCATTAGAGCCTCCTCATTTCCAATCTAGGTGACTGGTGAACTCTAGATATATACTTGTAGATAGGTTTGTTGGGTCGTTTAAAACTCCCCATTGACCGAAGGCAACACTCGAGAACCTTGGAACAGTTTAGCTCGTAAAGCATATTGGCCCCTCTCCATGACAGGTCTTTGACTTCGACTAGCCACGGCCTAGGTAGCTCTAAAGTCGGCGCAGCCGCCGTTATTGGATATGCGGCCACCCCGGACTCTCGTCTCCACGTTTTCGATGATGCTAAGTTTCTGGAATCCCCGCATCCCCGGCTTTTGTGGacattctctcctccaaccaCGATCGTTGCTCTCTTCTGTCGGCAATGGAGCAGTTCAAATCTTCGAGATTTGCCTCGGCCTTCTGAAAGAGGCGTTACAGCCGACTGGTTGTTTCAGCTCTCTCCTACAATATCATTTCGATATTCACTCATTCTTGTCACGATTCGTACCCCAAGAAGCCATCTCCACATTCTGGGGCCAATATACAAGCATCAGACTCCGCGGCAAAAAAAGAGGGGCTGGTGCGCTTCTTTGTCCTTATAGTCTATGTAACCCGCTTGAACATATGTGCGTGCAGCTGTGGGGCCTCGAAGGACTTTACTGCTTCAATTCAAATCTCTTCCTATCTTGGTTACTTTTCACTGTCCTATTTGGTTTTATTCCTAAGTCACGCAAAATGGTTTCGACACCTGAAGATTCTGGTCAGTCCCATGTGGATGAGAAGACTTCGAACCAGTCAGACAGCAACCTGAAGCCAAATGCCAGTCATCAGGAGGATGCCATCACCTTTGCTGATGAGACCGGGGGGGTTCACGAAGAATATAAGGTACCGGAGGCAACACAAGCTAAAACAAAGTCTCCACGGCATCTTTGCTGATTtgtggctgaagatgacgtTGCGTCGATTCATGGGCTTCGtggccatggccttcctTTGGACTGGTAGTCAAATTCCGGTTTATCTTTTTGGTGGTATCCCGCCCATCATCTATGGCGATattggtggtgttgatagATGGGTCTGGTTTGTATGTTGTGTTTCCCAGTTTGTGGCTTCAATATAAACTAAGGCTAACACTAGGTTTTAACAATAGGTTCTAGCAAACTTGCTTGCTTTGGCTGGAGTCTGTCCTTTCGTCGGCTCCCTCTCCGATCTCATCGGACGCCGATATGTCGCTCTCATCGGGGCTACTTTGGTTCTTATCGGAATGATCATTTGCTCGACGGCACATACTATGAATACCTTCATTGGTATGATTTAAACCACTTTCTACTCTCTTTTTCTGGCTAGATACTGAATTCAGTGCAGCCGGTATGGCTAttgcaggtgcaggtgcagggGTGAACGAACTAACAGCACTGGCCGCCACGGCCGAGATGGCACCAACTCGCCAACGGGGCAAGTATGTGGCTATTTTGATCTTCACAATAGCCCCCTTCGCGCCATCGGTATTATGGGCCCAATTGATCGCCGATGCCAGCAGCTGGCGCCATGTCGGTGCTTTCTGTGGAGCATGGAGTGCGCTCGGCCTGCTCATCACCGCTTTGTTCTACTTCCCACCACCCCGAGTAAACTCGGAGGGCCTTAGTAGAGCAGAAATTATCAGCAGAGTTGATTTTGTTGGAGGGATCCTCAGTATCGTCGGATTAATCCTCTTTATGGCTGGCATGCAATGGGGTGGATATCAGGTACACTTTCTCATCTAGTCCTCAGCTACCTTTGATCGTCTGAATGCTAATGAACTATCATAGTATGATTGGGACAGTGCACATGTTCTCGCCCCTCTTATAATTGGGGTGGTCCTGCTAGCTTGCTTCGCGTTTTGGGAGATTTATGGTGCTAAGTACCCTATCTTCCCCAGTCGATTGAAGCAGGAATCTCGTACTCTCGGCCTAACGCTCGTCATCACCTTCATATCCGGTGCGAACTTTTTTTCAGTTCTTATGTTCTGGCCGACGCAGGCCTTCAATGTCTACGGCCATGACCCTCTTGGCGTTGGCATTCGCAGTCTACCCATTGGTTTCGGAATCATGGGTGGTGCTTGTATCGTTTTATGGCTGCTCAGTGTTCTCCGCGGTCACAACAAAGAGCTCCTAATTGTTAGCAGCGTTTTTATGACGGCAGGTTCGTATCCTCAGAAGCAAGTCAATAGTAATTCAATGGGCTGACTTTTGCAGGATGTGGCGCGATGGCTATCGCCGATGTTAACAACTTGCACAAGCTCTGGGGTGTCCTCATTATCGCTGGATTAGGAATTGGTGGGATTGTTGTTCCTGCTTCTATTATCACAACTATTATCTGCCCAGATGTATGCACCACGCCCAGTTCCCTTTTCAGACACGGTAATTCTAATCTAAATCTTTATTCAGGACCTCATCGCAACCATCTCCGCCCTCACTCTTTCAATCCGTGTCGTCGGTGGCAGTATCGGCTACACCGTTTACTACAACGTCTTCATCAGCAAGTTTGTTCCCAACTCGCAACACTACATTGGTGGTGTCATGGCTACCCAGCTCAATATCACAGACGTCACCCTGATCACTGAAGCGATTGAACTCACTGGTGCCTCCCTCCTGGAAGGATTACACGATATCCCGGGGATTGCAGGGAACCAGGCGGCCTATGATGCTGTTGTGGCTGCTGGACAGATGGCCTACGCGGAAAGCTACAAGTGGGTTTACTATGTTAGTATTGCGTTCGGAGGAATCTCAATTCTTTCTGCGTGTTTCCTTGGAAATATTGCAAAGTACATGGACGATCATGTTGCTGTGATGATACATTAGTCCGGCTATTTTGGGATTCTTTTGGGTCACGATGGTATTCAAAGAACTGCGAAGAGGCTCAGTATACTTATCTTAAATTCCTCTactaggatatatatatatcttgggGCTATGGTGAAATATGCTGGAAAATTGATCAATGGATGAGTAAATGGTTAATAAACTATCCCCATAATCCCATcatttcttgtttctttccACTTTTAGTCTTATTATTCAAGTCTATACAATTATCTAGAGAGTTTCACATGGAACTATCTGTAACTCATCGTTGATGGTCCCCTATTTCTCCACTTTCCTAAAGCAGTGCGCGGAAGCGAACCCGACCATATTAATTGTTGATATCCAGGAACACAAGATTCAGTCATAGAAGATCCATCTCATCAGAGAAAACCGAATCTCCCCAAAAAATTGAGAAAAAAtacagaaaaaaaaaatggttTGTACTTCAAATATCCAGGTTCATCCAGTGAGCTTCTAACATTCATCACAGGGACCCACTGAAGCCCTCTATCTAGACGATGCTTCTCTCCACACATCAAGGACTCAGATCATCTCCTACCGGCCACTGTCAAGCCTAGGCGATGACGAGAAACGCCTCGCAAAAAATATTCCGTTAGAGGAGACATTTGCTATCATCACAAAGCAAACAGTTTTTTACCCACAGGGTGGCGGGCAAGCAAGCGATACAGGGAAGATAACCCCCGAAAGTTTAGATAATcaagacggcgatggcaaCTTCCTTTTCGAAGTCCTACTTGTCCGGAAAACCAGCGATGGTTCTGTTCTTCATTTTGGGCGGTTCTCGCCACCTTCTACTTCAATTCCTAGCGGTATTGCAATGAACCGGCCTGTTTCATTACAAATAGACCGCGTAAAGCGGAACTACCACTCCCGCTTACACACAGCAGGACACATAATCGGCCTCGCCATGCGTCTCCTACAGCGAACATTGGGAAACCGCAAAAAAATCAAAGCGAATCATTTCCCTGGGGAAGCTTGCATGGAGTTCGAAGGGCTGCTTTATAACGAGCATAAGCCCGTGATCCAGGAGAAAGTGAACGAGCTGGTTCGAGAGCAACTTCCCGTTCGAATCTCCTGgtgggatgaggatgaggttgagaagaggaaggacgAGCTTGATATGGTGGAGGGTAGAGAGGTAAGTGGGATGGGGAGGCTGCGGATTGCTGAGATTGGAGATGTTGATGCGAATCCGTGTGGGGGAACGCATGTGGAATCCACGGGGCTAACCGGGGATATTACGATTAGAAAGATTAGTAGGCAGAAGGGAATCAGTAAAGTTTCATATGAGGTGCCTGTTTCTTGGGGAAAGGTATAGAGGTGTATAGCTAGACGACTTGGTGGCGGTGATAGAGGTTAGGCTAGTGCAGTAGGATTTTGGGATATATAGCATAGAACGTGAAAAACATTTCATTAACGCAGCAATAGGGTATATGTTTGTCTAACAAAATTATCTTGCTTCAGTATTAACTTAGGACCTGATTCATAGATGACCTCTTCGGAACGAACGTATAGTTCCCAGGGGGTTTCGTTTTCCGCTTGTCCTCCTTGCCGCGTAGGCCTCGACTAAGGCCTCCACCGAGACCCCTGGCGAGAGAGGCAAACGGTGATGCTCCCCAATGGTCTAAATCATCCTCCGGATGGCTGGGGTTGACCAGACCGTCAATTGAGCCCGAACCTTCCGAACGTCTTGTTTGAGTTCTGTTCTCGCCTTCGAGGCTCGGAGACGGTGGATGGCTCGATGGTGCCGGTATATCCGTCATGGTGCGGTCTGCGCATTTACAACCGCAACCCGTAGGGCAAGACTGAGTGTCCAGGTCTTCATCGCTATTGTCGCCGTGATGCACATCTGGCAAAATGGCCGAGAGCCACTCGCGGTAGCAACTAAAACAACAGACATGGCCGCAGCCGAGACAAGGCGTGAGCATTCCCTCAACCACTTCACGGCATATGGCGCATGGTAGTTTGAGCGGAAGCGGTCGTTTTGGCTTGCAATTGGAGCATACTATCAATGTTGCGGCCCCCTTAGCTTGGCCGTTAGTGCCCGCCACTGCAGCGTCCACGACATCCTGAACCGCGAAGATGGATAATTGTTGAGCACCACAGCTACTGCAATGTCGCTGGATCCCTAGACCATTGCTATCATCATTTGCCGAGGCACTGGACGAACCCTTGCGAGCAAAACCGGATAGTGAAAACGAATCCCCAGGGTTATTAGAATCTCCGTGATGAGCTCCAGTATCATCCGGATGCTTTATGATATCGCCTATTTTCAGCATTTCGCTTTGTTGCACCGGTAGTCCCCACATCGACAGCAGATGAGCATAGGCTGTGCGGTATGATCGATATAGTTGATACTTTTTTGGATCGAGGAACAAGTTTTGCATTGTGCTGTGGTTGTCAAAGGTacctttatttttaaaagtaACCTTGATTTTCTTTGTTGGTTTCGGATTTAACCTTTCACTCTCCACATCCGACTGGGTctgcgaggaggttgttgtaAGATGGTCAGGTTTTACAGATGCAGCCCTAGCTCTAGAGCTACTAGGGGTCCATGCCCCAGGCCCTCCAAGCGCACGAGCGCTCTCATTTTGGGCCTGCTTCCTCCTAAGTAGGTCACTTGCGGGAGGGGATGCTGAGGACGGCCCGAACGTGAAAGatcgagaaagagaagatgcAAGTGCAGATCCAAAGCCAGTGCCGGTTCGTGGCTGTGATTGTTGGTCTGGCGAAGCAGCTAATGACGGGTTCTGGGTGACTGCCCTTCTCTCAACACCTAATCCACTTGCACGAGAAAGCAAAGGGGGTGTAGTTCCTGTGGAATAGGGCGGAGTAGTACCTGGGCGCCACAACTCTGATGATGACCGTCCAGAGCTTTGTGTACCAGGCGTGGTATGACTCTCTTTTGGCGTAGAGGTGGGGGGCGTTACCGCTTGCGATTTGTTCGTCCCGGTACCGGGAGAGTTATGGAAATCCAGAGAAAAGGAATCATGACCTGCACGTTTTGATGACGTTTCTCCTTCTGATGGGGCTTCTTTCAGGTAAGG encodes:
- a CDS encoding putative alanine--tRNA ligase (COG:S;~EggNog:ENOG410PKG7;~InterPro:IPR018163,IPR012947,IPR009000,IPR018165;~PFAM:PF07973;~go_function: GO:0000166 - nucleotide binding [Evidence IEA];~go_function: GO:0003676 - nucleic acid binding [Evidence IEA];~go_function: GO:0004812 - aminoacyl-tRNA ligase activity [Evidence IEA];~go_function: GO:0004813 - alanine-tRNA ligase activity [Evidence IEA];~go_function: GO:0005524 - ATP binding [Evidence IEA];~go_process: GO:0006419 - alanyl-tRNA aminoacylation [Evidence IEA];~go_process: GO:0043039 - tRNA aminoacylation [Evidence IEA]), with the protein product MGPTEALYLDDASLHTSRTQIISYRPLSSLGDDEKRLAKNIPLEETFAIITKQTVFYPQGGGQASDTGKITPESLDNQDGDGNFLFEVLLVRKTSDGSVLHFGRFSPPSTSIPSGIAMNRPVSLQIDRVKRNYHSRLHTAGHIIGLAMRLLQRTLGNRKKIKANHFPGEACMEFEGLLYNEHKPVIQEKVNELVREQLPVRISWWDEDEVEKRKDELDMVEGREVSGMGRLRIAEIGDVDANPCGGTHVESTGLTGDITIRKISRQKGISKVSYEVPVSWGKV
- a CDS encoding putative MFS drug efflux pump (COG:G;~EggNog:ENOG410PKEX;~InterPro:IPR020846,IPR036259,IPR010573;~PFAM:PF06609,PF07690;~TransMembrane:14 (i56-73o93-115i122-142o148-169i181-199o211-231i252-271o283-300i321-342o362-382i389-409o415-433i445-468o545-568i);~go_function: GO:0022857 - transmembrane transporter activity [Evidence IEA];~go_process: GO:0055085 - transmembrane transport [Evidence IEA]); amino-acid sequence: MVSTPEDSGQSHVDEKTSNQSDSNLKPNASHQEDAITFADETGGVHEEYKMTLRRFMGFVAMAFLWTGSQIPVYLFGGIPPIIYGDIGGVDRWVWFVLANLLALAGVCPFVGSLSDLIGRRYVALIGATLVLIGMIICSTAHTMNTFIAGMAIAGAGAGVNELTALAATAEMAPTRQRGKYVAILIFTIAPFAPSVLWAQLIADASSWRHVGAFCGAWSALGLLITALFYFPPPRVNSEGLSRAEIISRVDFVGGILSIVGLILFMAGMQWGGYQYDWDSAHVLAPLIIGVVLLACFAFWEIYGAKYPIFPSRLKQESRTLGLTLVITFISGANFFSVLMFWPTQAFNVYGHDPLGVGIRSLPIGFGIMGGACIVLWLLSVLRGHNKELLIVSSVFMTAGCGAMAIADVNNLHKLWGVLIIAGLGIGGIVVPASIITTIICPDDLIATISALTLSIRVVGGSIGYTVYYNVFISKFVPNSQHYIGGVMATQLNITDVTLITEAIELTGASLLEGLHDIPGIAGNQAAYDAVVAAGQMAYAESYKWVYYVSIAFGGISILSACFLGNIAKYMDDHVAVMIH